From one Nothobranchius furzeri strain GRZ-AD chromosome 2, NfurGRZ-RIMD1, whole genome shotgun sequence genomic stretch:
- the mpp4b gene encoding MAGUK p55 subfamily member 4 has translation MRQAVEAQVLNPHLELGEQGLRQILSDVIEEVRRSVGQDIDGAEVLHSLLTSSWLQSLLKVYECLQRHLRESPAPVLDYASGMSLQLLIDIRSVPCCSEEAKELYCLLRQPHLQALLSAHDTVAQKDYDPVLPPIPEELPEDEEATRIVCLVKNNQPLGATIKRNEITGEIFVARVIHGGLAERSGLLHAGDRVIEVNGFCVDGMEPEQVIQVVQACSHGTIMFKVIPITERPVHNQTMLYVRAMTDYSPQQDPSIPCVDAGMSFRRGDILEIVDQTDTLWWQAKKLQSNSACAGLIPSTNLLKRKQREFWWSQPYQPHACTQTLSTVDEEDDMIAIDDKCVEADEEAFESEELIEEEDDFSSNIEGMYLAGFRRSMRLCRRRSVSTTQLSCHTRCPSSCCSSLNNPFEEVVRYQRHPEDMHRLIALLGPSGVGVNELRRRLIEMNPNIFQGAVPHTTRAPRGYEEFGREYYFTSRESFDNMIYNNRFLEYGEYKGSLYGTSVDAVKEVLNNGKICVIDVEPNALQSLRTHELKAFIIYVKPPSLECLRTTRKESYITTNYYVNRPFKDEDFQEMEEAARKMESQYRQYFDQVIINDELQDSCVQLLTAVRRSQDEPQWVPASWIRPTAES, from the exons ATGAGGCAGGCGGTGGAGGCTCAGGTGTTAAACCCTCACTTAGAGCTTGGAGAGCAAG GTCTTCGTCAGATCCTGTCTGATGTGATCGAGGAGGTGAGGCGTTCAGTCGGCCAGGATATCGACGGAGCAGAGGTACTCCACAGCCTGCTGACCTCCTCTTGGCTGCAGTCGCTCCTCAAG GTGTACGAGTGTCTTCAGAGGCACCTGAGAGAGTCTCCAGCTCCAGTTCTAGATTACGCCTCAGGAATGTCCCTTCAG CTGCTGATAGACATCAGGTCGGTGCCCTGCTGCTCCGAAGAGGCCAAGGAGCTCTACTGCCTGCTGCGTCAGCCTcacctgcag GCCCTCCTGTCAGCTCATGACACAGTGGCCCAGAAGGACTACGATCCCGTTCTGCCTCCGATTCCCGAAGAGCTTCCAGAGGACGAGGAGGCGACTCGGATCGTCTGTCTGGTGAAGAACAACCAGCCTCTG GGAGCGACTATAAAGAGAAACGAGATCACAGGAGAGATTTTTGTAGCTCGTGTGATCCACGGAGGGCTGGCTGAACGGAGCG GTCTGCTCCATGCGGGGGACCGCGTCATAGAGGTGAACGGGTTTTGTGTGGACGGGATGGAGCCTGAGCAAGTCATCCAAGTAGTG CAAGCTTGCTCTCATGGAACCATCATGTTTAAGGTGATTCCCATCACAGAGAGACCTGTCCACAACCAGACCATG CTGTATGTTCGGGCCATGACTGACTACAGCCCCCAGCAGGACCCCTCCATCCCCTGCGTAGATGCTGGGATGAGCTTCAGGAGGGGGGACATCTTAGAGATCGTTGACCAGACCGACACCCTCTGGTGGCAGGCCAAGAAACTACAGAGTAACTCGGCCTGTGCTGGACTCATCCCCTCCACAAACCTGCTCAAGCG GAAGCAGAGGGAGTTCTGGTGGTCTCAGCCCTACCAGCCTCATGCCTGCACCCAGACCC TGAGCACCGTCGATGAAG AGGACGACATGATTGCCATTGATGATAAATGTGTCGAAGCAG ACGAGGAGGCGTTTGAATCTG AGGAGCTCATAGAAG AGGAGGATGACTTCAGCAGCAACATTGAAGGAATGTATCTGG CGGGCTTCAGGCGCAGCATGCGTTTGTGTCGGCGGCGCTCTGTCAGCACCACCCAGCTGTCCTGTCACACCCGCTGTCCCAGTAGCTGCTGCAGTTCGCTCAACAACCCGTTTGAAGAGGTGGTGCGGTACCAGCGCCACCCAGAGGACATGCATCGCCTTATTGCCCTCTTAG GTCCATCTGGTGTGGGTGTGAATGAACTTCGAAGACGCTTGATTGAGATGAACCCAAACATTTTCCAGGGAGCCGTACCTC ACACCACAAGAGCTCCCAGAGGTTATGAGGAGTTTGGTCGAGAATATTACTTCACTAGCCGGGAGAGTTTCGACAACATGATCTACAACAACAG GTTCCTGGAGTATGGTGAGTACAAAGGGAGTCTTTATGGGACCAGCGTTGATGCTGTGAAAGAAGTCCTGAACAACGGAAAGATCTGCGTTATTGACGTTGAACCGAAT GCTTTACAGTCATTGAGGACTCATGAACTTAAGGCGTTCATCATCTACGTGAAGCCTCCTTCTCTGGAGTGCCTCAGAACCACCAGAAAGGAATCATACATCACCACCAACTACTatgtcaaccgaccattcaag GATGAAGACTTCCAGGAGATGGAGGAAGCAGCCCGGAAGATGGAGTCACAGTACAGGCAGTACTTTGATCAGGTGATCATCAATGATGAACTGCAGGATTCCTGTGTCCAGCTGCTGACGGCGGTGAGGAGGTCTCAGGATGAGCCGCAGTGGGTTCCTGCCAGCTGGATACGACCCACTGCAGAATCGTGA